From the genome of Pontibacillus halophilus JSM 076056 = DSM 19796:
CGGGTGGTAATCGAGAAATACGCAGCTACTGAGGCTCTTGAACTGGTGACTGATGAGGACATTCAGTATATGGAGGAGTTGCTACAGAAAGAACGGACCGCGTATGAAGAGAAGAACTATGAAGATTTCCTCGAAATCAACAGGCAATTTCATACCTATCCTGCAGAGATGACATCGAACGTGTTCCTATTGAAAGATGTAGAGAGGCTCCACCAATGGTCGGATTGTTACTTAATCTTAAAGGATGAATTCTACACTACGCCTTTAGAAGAGGTGAAATCGTTACCGGAGCACAGAGAGATTGTGGATGCCTTTATAGCAAGGGATTCCACTAGATTGGAAAATGCTATTCAAGCTCACTTGATGTCCACCTTGCACGATCTCGCCAACCGAACCTCCATCTTCAACTAATCGCTCACGCTATCTAAATGAAAGAGAGGCACTCATTCGGGAGTGCCTCTCTTCTCTATGACCTAAGCACAACTCTACAGTCTTACAGCATAATCATGCTTCATAATGTTCCCTAACACGAGTCATTTGTCGCGCATAAGCCCCTCTGTTCATCCGAATAAAGAAGTAGGCTCCGAGCATCGTCCATGCTGCAATCATCAGCCACTCATACGGCCATACAAGCGCAGCAGACATGCCTGGCATGTACAAAACTATAAAGCCAAGGCTTAGTAGAAGCGCTAAATAGCCAAATACTGGTGTCTTCCCTGCCCGAAATGGACGTTCAAGGGTAGGTTCTCTTTTTCTTAGGACAATAAACGATAATGCGACAAGAAAGTAAGCGGATACAATTCCAAGCCCACCTGCGTTCACAATCCAGACTAACGCGGATCTACCGAGCAACGGTGCAAGCATGGAGAGTGATCCGATGAATAGGATTGCATTTGATGGCGTCTTATGCTTCGGATGTAATGTGCCGAACCACTCTGGCAACATACCAGATTGGGCCATTGCGTAAAGGACGCGACTTCCTCCAATGATAAATGAGTTCCAGCTCGTTATAATCCCTGCCACCCCTCCAATAATCAGGATGTTCCCAAATAGATCTGAACCAAATAAGTTGGCCATCGCATCTGCCGTCGCCAATTCGGAAGTGGCCAGTTGGCTCGAGCTCAATCCTAGGGACACACCGAACGTAACCGCAATGTAAAATACAATCGCACCTACCACAGATAGGATAAGAAACCGCCCAATCTTTCTTGGAGGAACATTTGCTTCTTCCGCAACTTGAGGAATGACATCAAATCCTACAAATAGGAAGGGTACCATAACGAGGACCGTCATGATTCCACCGGCTCCCCCACTAAATCCATGTGCAAGATTCTTCGTATCTCCGAACATACCAGCCCCAAAGATAAGCATCATTCCAACTCCAACAATCATTAGAGTAAACACAGTCTGCATCACAGCTGCTTGCTTCACGCCAAAATAGTTGATGATTGTAATGATGAGTGCCCCGACCGAACCGATGAGCACCCAATTTAAATGAACATCCCAACCTGCGACTGTCCATAAGTACCCGGCTTGGTAATCTGGCAGCAGGTAATCAATGACGGTTGGTAGTGCTACCGCTTCAAACGTCACAACCGATATGTATCCAAGCGTTATGGCCCAGGAAGCAATGAACGATGCTTTATAACCGAGTGCCCGATGCACATATTCATGCTCCCCTCCTACTTTCGGCATAGCGGAAGACAATTCCGCATAGTTAAGCCCGACGCAAATGACAAGAAATCCTCCAATGATAAATGCAACGACCGCACCCATGGCACCGGCAGAGGCAATCCAAGAACCAGACAATACCACCCAGCCCCATCCAAGCATGGCCCCCAATGCTAAGACCAACAAATCGAAGGAAGACAAAATTTTATTTAGCTTATTTTCTCCCATGGTTCGCTCCTCTCTATGGCTATATCTGAATATTCAGTTATTTGTACTTACATCTCTCCCACTCCAACAGACCAATTCAATATAGTCGCATTGTCTACCCATACAGCCGAACGACTGGGACAGTTTACCTGTCCCCCTGTCCCACGGTTAGAAGAAGAAGGTGTGTGCGAGCCATGCGATGATGGGCAGTGTGATGATGGTTCGTTGTAGAAAGATGATGATGAGGTCTAGGAAGGTGACTGGAATTTTGGATTTCATTAGTAGAACGCCAACTTCGGACATGTAGATGAGCTGGGTCATGGAGACTGCGGCGATGACAAAGCGTGAGAGTTCGTTTTCAATTCCACTTCCAATTACGGCTGGTAGGAACATATCCGCGAAGCCAACAAGCATGGCTGGGGCAGCTTCTGCTGCGGCTGGAATTTGTAGCAGGTTCAACAACCCGACGATCGGATAGGAAAGGTACGTAAAGAATGGAGTAAATTCTGCAATCACCAACGCAATCGTTCCTAGCGCCATTACTAAAGGCAGCAAGCCGAACCAGATATCGAGCACATTTTTCAAGCCTTTTACGGCTACACTTCCATAGCTCGGTACGCTTTCCGCTTTCTCGACTGCCTTCTGTACACCCCATTTGAAGTTAGAGGTATGTTCCGGGACCGCTTCACTGATTTGCTTGCCTACTGGCTCGTAGTACTCATCTTTCTTCAGAGAGAGTGGGGGAATACGCGGACAAATGACGGCTGCCACAAGTCCTCCGATGATGACTGCCGAGTAGAATTGGACGAACATGTCCTCAAGACCAATAAAGGTGATCACAACGAGGCTAAATGCAACGGAAGCGACAGAGAACGTGGTTGAAATGACGGCTGCTTCACGCTTCGTATAGAATCCTTCTTCGTACTGCCGCGTTGTAATTAAGACACCTACCGTGCCACTTCCCATCCAGGAAGCGAACGCATCAATCGATGAACGGCCAGGTAACTTGAATAACGGCTTCATCACTTTACGGAAAATAGAGCCGATAAACTCCATCAATCCGAACTCTAAAATGAGCGGCATCAACAGCCCGGCGAATAAGAACCACGTAGTCAACACCGGGATGAGCGAGTACAACACGGTACCGCCAGTTGAACCTCCGTAAATCCATTCTGGACCAAATTCAAAGAGTGTAAGAACAGCAAAGATTGCGCCTAATGAACGGACAGCCATCCAAAAGGAGTTGATGATAAATAACGAAGAGAAGAACGATGACCGCATTACCCACTTTGGCTTTACAACTTGTGCGTAAATTACTCCTAATACGGACAACACCATAACACACGTCATAAATATGTGAAGATAGCCATCAAAGACACCTTGAAAGAACTCCGCCAATACGCCAATGCCAATGGTCACTTTCCCCTTATAATAAATGGGTGCTAAGAATAACATAGCACCCATTAAAGAAGGGAGGATGAACTTTAAATACGCTTTACGAGAATATCCATCCACATAGGGTTGAACTTCTGATTTCGTCGCAACTTCGGTTGAATTTGATTGCACAAGCATTCCTCCTTCTTCATTCATTCTCTTTAAAGATAGACTTTGTTCTGAGCTCGCTTCTTCATCGCCACCAGACTGACCATTTCAAAGCCAACTGCAGAGGCAAGGCCTGCGGTGGTATCACCGGAATCATACTCTGGAAGCACCTCAACTAAATCAAATCCGACTAGATTCAATCCATGTAATCCCCGAACGAACTCGAGCGCCTCATAGCTAGTCGGACCTGCAACTTCAGGCGTTCCGGTTCCTGGAGCGTAGGCCGGGTCAACGAAATCAATATCAAAGCTTACGAACACGGGATGGTCAGGACCAATCTTCTCATGAATGCGTTCTAGGATCTGCTCTCGTCCCAATTTCCGCACATCTCTCATCGTATACACTTCAAATCCAAGCTCCTCTGCATCACTTACGTCTTCAGGACCATAAAGTGGACCACGGAGGCCAACTTGAACCGAACGCTCCATATCTAACAATCCCTCTTCGGCCGCACGTCGGAATGGTGTACCGTGCATGTATTTCTCGCCGAAATAATTGTCCCACGTATCTCCATGTGAATCGAAATGAACAAATGCCATCTTCCCATATTGCTCATGGAATGCACGAAGATGTCCGAGTGAAATGGAATGATCCCCACCTAACAAGATTGGCGTGACTCCATTCTCAAGAAGTGGCTTCAACCCTTCCACGATATTGTCGTACGTACGATGCACATTGCCAGGAATCACATCAATATCTCCGTAATCAACCCCCGACACATGGTCAAAGATTGAAATGTCCTGGTCAGGATTATACGGCCGTAACAGAACTGATGCGTTTCGAATATGTTGGGGTCCTCCACGCTGTCCTGTTCGATTCGAAGCCGCCGTGTCGAAAGGAACACCAACGACAGCAAAATCCACGTCCTCTTCTGTCCGAACTGCCTCCAACCTCATAAATGTACGCATGCCGCAAAATCGCGGTGACAGTGATGAATCAATTGGTTTATACATGTGAATAACCCCTTTTCTTATTGATTACAGTCCTAACGACAAATACTTCGTCTCCAAGTACTCCTCAATCCCTTGTGGTCCCCCTTCACGACCCATACCGCTCTCTTTCATCCCTCCAAAAGGAGCCTGAGCCGCTGAAGGTGCGCCATCATTCAACCCGATAATCCCGTACTCGAGCTGTTCAGAAAGACGTACGGCTTTAGAAATGTCCTGCGTAAATAAATAAGCGGACAAGCCAAACGGTGTGTCATTCGCACGAGCAATCGCCTCTTCTTCGTCTTCAAAGGTTGCAATCGGCAAGACTGGACCAAACGTTTCTTCCGTCATACATAGCATGTCGTCCTCTGCCCCGCTCAAAATCGTGGGCTCGACGAAATAGCCTTGTGACGTATCATCAACGACCCCACCAACAACAAGCGATGCCCCATTCTCTACCGCATTGTCAATGTGGCGCTTAACTTTGTCGTACGCTCCTTCATCAATCAACGGTCCAATGTCCGTCTCTTGATCTAAACCATCTCCAACTCTCAACTCCGCTACGGCTTCCTTCAGTTTCGAAGTAAATGACTCCGCTATGGAATGATGCACATAGAACCGATTTGAACAAATGCACGTC
Proteins encoded in this window:
- a CDS encoding GntR family transcriptional regulator; translated protein: MVKRNEELAYEKVKRAIMLKRLNPGQRVTEEWISKELNMSRTPIRAAFKRLENEGFLISKPHRGAFVYDPTDKEIEDVFKLRVVIEKYAATEALELVTDEDIQYMEELLQKERTAYEEKNYEDFLEINRQFHTYPAEMTSNVFLLKDVERLHQWSDCYLILKDEFYTTPLEEVKSLPEHREIVDAFIARDSTRLENAIQAHLMSTLHDLANRTSIFN
- the speB gene encoding agmatinase, whose protein sequence is MYKPIDSSLSPRFCGMRTFMRLEAVRTEEDVDFAVVGVPFDTAASNRTGQRGGPQHIRNASVLLRPYNPDQDISIFDHVSGVDYGDIDVIPGNVHRTYDNIVEGLKPLLENGVTPILLGGDHSISLGHLRAFHEQYGKMAFVHFDSHGDTWDNYFGEKYMHGTPFRRAAEEGLLDMERSVQVGLRGPLYGPEDVSDAEELGFEVYTMRDVRKLGREQILERIHEKIGPDHPVFVSFDIDFVDPAYAPGTGTPEVAGPTSYEALEFVRGLHGLNLVGFDLVEVLPEYDSGDTTAGLASAVGFEMVSLVAMKKRAQNKVYL
- a CDS encoding APC family permease codes for the protein MGENKLNKILSSFDLLVLALGAMLGWGWVVLSGSWIASAGAMGAVVAFIIGGFLVICVGLNYAELSSAMPKVGGEHEYVHRALGYKASFIASWAITLGYISVVTFEAVALPTVIDYLLPDYQAGYLWTVAGWDVHLNWVLIGSVGALIITIINYFGVKQAAVMQTVFTLMIVGVGMMLIFGAGMFGDTKNLAHGFSGGAGGIMTVLVMVPFLFVGFDVIPQVAEEANVPPRKIGRFLILSVVGAIVFYIAVTFGVSLGLSSSQLATSELATADAMANLFGSDLFGNILIIGGVAGIITSWNSFIIGGSRVLYAMAQSGMLPEWFGTLHPKHKTPSNAILFIGSLSMLAPLLGRSALVWIVNAGGLGIVSAYFLVALSFIVLRKREPTLERPFRAGKTPVFGYLALLLSLGFIVLYMPGMSAALVWPYEWLMIAAWTMLGAYFFIRMNRGAYARQMTRVREHYEA
- a CDS encoding YjiH family protein, whose amino-acid sequence is MQSNSTEVATKSEVQPYVDGYSRKAYLKFILPSLMGAMLFLAPIYYKGKVTIGIGVLAEFFQGVFDGYLHIFMTCVMVLSVLGVIYAQVVKPKWVMRSSFFSSLFIINSFWMAVRSLGAIFAVLTLFEFGPEWIYGGSTGGTVLYSLIPVLTTWFLFAGLLMPLILEFGLMEFIGSIFRKVMKPLFKLPGRSSIDAFASWMGSGTVGVLITTRQYEEGFYTKREAAVISTTFSVASVAFSLVVITFIGLEDMFVQFYSAVIIGGLVAAVICPRIPPLSLKKDEYYEPVGKQISEAVPEHTSNFKWGVQKAVEKAESVPSYGSVAVKGLKNVLDIWFGLLPLVMALGTIALVIAEFTPFFTYLSYPIVGLLNLLQIPAAAEAAPAMLVGFADMFLPAVIGSGIENELSRFVIAAVSMTQLIYMSEVGVLLMKSKIPVTFLDLIIIFLQRTIITLPIIAWLAHTFFF